The Crocosphaera sp. UHCC 0190 DNA segment ATCTTCCACTAAAATTGATGAATGGTTTGAAGCCAAAACTAGCCAATTAACCGAAACAGCTAAAAATCAACTAAAACAACGGTGGGCAACCCTACAAACCCTGCTAAGTTCTCAGTCAAGACTAGAGAAAATTGCTCTTGATATTATTCTTGATTTTAACAACAAAGACCGTCTAAAAAGCGGAAATGGTAACGCCATCTTAGTCTCTGGCGACATTTATCAAGCTTGTAAATACTATGAAATATTCCAACAAAAAGGCTTTAAAAAATGTGCAATCATCACCTCTTATAAACCATCACCCAAAGACATTAAAGGAGAAACCACAGGAGAAGAACAACTTACAGAAAAACTCAGAAAATACGAAATTTATAGGCAAATGTTAGGCGGCAAAGACCCCGAAAAATTTGAAGAAGAAGTTAAAAATAGATTTATTCATGAACCCGCCCAAATGCAACTATTAATAGTAGTAGATAAACTATTAACAGGGTTTGATGCCCCCTCAGCAACCTATCTTTATATTGATAAAAGTATGAGAGATCATGGACTTTTTCAAGCCATTTGTCGAGTCAATAGATTAGATGAAGAAGACAAAGAATATGGCTATATTATTGACTACAAAGACCTCTTTAAAAGCCTAGAAAAATCCATCAAAGATTATACAATAGAAGCCTTTGAAGACTATGAACCTGAAGACATCGACGGGTTAATGGGCGATCGCCTTCAAAAAGGACAAAAACAGCTAGAAGAAGCATTCGAGAGAATTCACGTCCTATGTGAACCTGTAGCCCATCCCAAAGAGATAGATGACTATATAGACTATTTTTGTGGAGATAATAGCCAAAATTATGAATTATTGCAAGAAACCGAGCAAAAACGTCACGCCCTCTATCAACATACCGCCTCCTTAGTTCGGGCCTATGCTAACCTAGCCAATGATATGCTAAGCCTGGGCTATACCAGTCAAGAAATAGACCATATTAAAGCAGAAGTCAAACAATATGAACAAATACGAGAAACCATAAAACTCGCCAGTGGAGACTATATTGATCTCAAAACCTATGAACCCGCCATGCGTCACCTCATAGACAGCTATATAGGGGCAGAAGAAAGCGAAAAAATCACCACTTTTGATGATTTAACCCTAATTCAATTAATTGTACAACGGGGAGCAGATGCCATTGATCTGTTGCCCCCAACTATTCGTTACAGTCCCCAAACAACGGCGGCCACCATTGAAAATAACCTAAGAAAAGTCATCACAACTGCCTACCCAACAAACCCCAAATATTACGATCAAATGTCCCAACTTTTAGAACAAATAATCATAGAAAGACAAGGTATTATCCAAGACTATGAAGCTTATTTAAAACAGATTATTGAACTTTCTAAACAAGTTAACCAACCCAGTCACTCAAACCGTTATCCTAATATTATTGACACCCCTGCTAAACAAGCCTTATATGACAATTTAGAACAAAATGAGGCCCTCGCTTTAGCCATTCATTACACCATTATAACCACAAAAAAAGACAGTTGGCGAGGCAATACAATCAAAGAACGTCAAGTCAAAAACGCCATCAAACAACATCTAGAAAGCGAAGACAATATTAACCTTATTTTTGAACTTATTAAAAATCAAACAGAATATTAATAGTTAATCATTAATTCCCTAAACCCATGCACCAAATAACCCTAAATGACCTAATCATCAATGTTACCAGAAAAAAGATCAAAAACCTCCATTTAACCGTTCATCCCCCTGATGGAGAGGTAAGAATTTCAGCACCATTGCACCTTAATGATGAAACCATCCGTCTTTTTGCAATTTCTAAACTTCATTGGATCAAAAAAAATCAAGCAAAATTTAAAAATCAACCCCGTCAAAATAAGAAAAAATTTATATCAGGAGAAACCCATTATTATCAGGGAAAACTTTACTTGTTAAACGTAATTTATGATATTAAAATCCCAAAAGTAGAAATCAGAAATAATACTTATCTTGACCTTTATGTAAGAGAAGGAAGCGAACAAAATCAACGAGAACAAACCTTAATTAATTGGTATCGACAACAACTAAAAGCAGAAATTCCTGCTATAATAAGAAAATGGGAAGAAATTATGCAAATTGAGGTTAAAGAATGGGGAGTTAAAAAGATGAAAACTAAATGGGGAACCTGTAATATTCAAGCTCAAAGAATTTGGCTAAACTTAGAATTAATTAAAACCCCAAAACATTGCCTAGAATACGTCATTGTTCACGAAATGACCCATTTTTTTGAGCGACATCATAACGAAAAATTTAGACAATTAATGGATCAATTTCTTCCCCATTGGTCAACTTATAAAGAAGAATTAAACCAAACGCCCTTAGAACCCATAAAATGAATTATTTCTAGTCAATTAAATCATCTTTTTGCTGTTGTAAATCATACTGATTTATTATTATTCTATTTGCTGCTAAACATTGTAACCATCCTTGTAACCGATTAATTTTGTGATAATCTTCTAATAACCCTAAATCTTGCTCTTGTTGTGTTAGTTTAGCAAAGGTTTCATACAAAGGATAATCAGAAGTCACTAAACTATCTTTATAATGCAAGATAGGCGGATTTTCATCTTGAGAATAATCGGAATAATTGACCCGTAAATTACCTAATTCAATTTGCATTTTGGTGTGTAAAGTTGGATGAGGATTAGTGTCAAAATCAGGATAAAATAGATAAGTAATCTTAGGAATACGCCAAGAAAATTGAATAACATTTGCTTCTTCTAATCTTCCTACGGTTCGACTTGCACATCCTTCATATAAACGTAACAAAGTTTCTAAACTTTCCAAAGCACTAATATGAATAAGTAGGGAATTTTTAAGTTTTCTTCCCACAGAACTATTTTGACATAATCCAGCAATAATTTCTAAATTGCCTACCTGATACAACATCGCATCAGCTAAGAGACAAGCACTATTATAACTGCCAAATAACGACTTAATATCCTGTTTAACTTTAGGAGATAATTCTCGCATTTTTGGACGATGACTAAAGGTACTCAAAGCTAAATACAATAATAAATCTTGGCGACGCTTTTGCGTAATCATATCCCAGTCTTCTTCATTAGTTACTTGTAAAATAACCTTAAAGGCTTGCTTAAAGGTTCTAAAGTGTTCTTTTAATTGTACCTCATTTTCTAACTCTAATTCTCCATTAATGGGAAGTCTACCCCTTTCTGTATGAAAGTCCATTAAGGGTTGTAAAATTAATTCATAGTCCTCAAATCGTTTAGTTTCGACAATAATTCTAGGGGTTGCAGCGCGAGAATGAAAGCGAGAAACCCTAAAAGTTTGTGCTTCTGCTTCATCTTTAAATACAAAATAAATGCCTAAACCTGCGGGGATAGCATCAACATTTAAAACTTGATCAATATAAGCTTTTAATTCTTCTTGTTCATAATATTTTTGAAAAGTATTACGACTGGTAATTATCCCATCTCCATAAGCAACAACTCCCCGATCTCGATCATCAATTAATACTTGTGCTGAAACAATTAAAATACGACGGGTTAGTTCCCATGCTTTAATCAATGCTTCTCGTCTTTCTTTTAAATCTTCAATAACATTAATAATATAACCTAAATTAACAATATTAGCCGGATTTTTAGGCACATCTGGACGATAATAAGGGTCCCATCCTGCGCTTTCATATCCTGCTGCTGCAATGCGTTCAATATCTCCTCCATGACCACATCCATAGTCAAAAAAGCTAGTTTCTGGGACAAATAATGATGATTCTAAAGCTAAACGAACGGGACGAGATAAGCTTTTTCTAACTATTGCTGCTTTATGTCTTTCAATTTCTACGGGTAAGATTTCACTGGAATTTAAAGGACGTAGACAAGCCAAATAATGACCTTCAAAAATCAGCCGATAACGGTTTAATCTTTGTTCCCATTCTAGTTTAGTACCAATGGAACGGGTTAATTTTAATAATCCTAATTTTTCTTCAATATAGGTAAGATGTTCAAAGATTTCATGGTGAGGATAGTCAGCAGTAACAAAGGTTTCTTTGCGATGGAGTATGGGAGGATTATTTGTTTCTGTATAGTCCCAATAACTTGCTTGTTGTGTCTCTAAATTAACTACAATACTTAAGGTTAATTCGGGATGAGGATCAAGATCAAAGTTGGGATAAAACAAATAAGAAATTTTCGGTTTATCCGTATTAAATTTAACAATTGTTGCTTGTTCTATATCATCAGTAATTCGTGCTTTTTGTTCATATTCTTGTAAAATCAGTTCAAGATAATTAATCGCACTTCTATGAACATATAAAGCATTGGGTAATTGTTTGCCAATGCTACTATTTTGGCAATGATGGATGATTTCGTTAAAATAGTCAGTTGTAGGAAACATAACAGATAATCAAGATCAATTTATTCAGGGAGTTCGCCAAATTGTTGACGATATTTTTCGAGAATAGACTCCATTTCGGAAACCTTTTGTCTTTCTTCTTCTAATTCAGTTTCTTTTTGGGTTAACTCAGCTTCCTTTTGGGTTAATGCTTCGGCTAATTCTTCAGGAATCAATAATTTTTCCCCAGTATCTTCTCGATAAAACCCAATTAATTCACCTTCAACTTTTAATTGTAATTGTAATGGTTCGCTGCTACTATCCTCAATGATTTCATAAACATCATTTCTCAAACGATATCCTTTTAACTTTTCCGTGATCCATTCTCCTTTAGGGTCAAATAACCAATATTCTTTGACCCCTAATTGTTCATATAATGTCTTTTTAAATTCTTGATCTTGACCTTGAGTTCCTGGGGATGTCATCTCAAAAATTACTTGAGGAACTTCCCCTTCTTCCCAAATTTTATAATTATCTCTCCCTCCTGGTTCCACATTAAAAATAATCATAACATCAGGAGCAACTCGCATTCTAGGAAACCCTTGACTATAATACATAAATTGGTTAGCTAAAACTGTTGCTTTTTGTCCTGATAAATATTGTTTTAATACCTCCAAAGTTGTCAAAATAGCGTATAAATGGATATAAGTTTCTGCCATAGGTTCCCCGTCTGAACTCGGATAAATAATTTCTGATTTTAAGATAGTTTCCAACATAATATTGCTGTTTTAATTTTGGCGATCGCTCTTCTCTTATTATTGTAAGCAAAGATCATCAGTAGTAGTCACACCAGGAAAAATCCTTTACAATCAAATTTAGTTACAAAACTTCACACACAAAACAATTATGGCCGTTGATGATCGCAAAAAGCGAATTCTCGAACATTTAAAACAAAGTACAGACGGAATGCAATATGTTCCACCAAAACCGACTAGCGAACCCCCTCCGACTCCTTCCCCGACTCCCATACCCCAACCCACCCCAACTCCCCTTGGGGATGATCGTAAGCGACGGATCATGAATCATGTTAACAGTAGTAGTGGGGATTTTGGGGACTTTTCTCTGACGGATAAGAATCAGAAGAAAAAAATTGAGAATCATATTCGGAAAAGTTTGAATTAAAAACTTAATTTACTGTAGGGATAATTCATGAATTATCCCTACAAATTTCAATGATTTCTGTGTATTCAAATTCGTTAGGACTTTGTTTTACTAAAGCATAATTAACGCCATTAATAGCAATAGTATCTTCTTCACAGTCAACTTTAGGAGAATAATAGACTAGAATATACTCTTTCCCAATATAATTATAAGTTTCTTCTTGTACTTCTCCGCGCCATTGGGTTTTCGTGACTAAAATAATTAATTGATTCGCTAATTGGGGAATTGATTTTGCAACTTGTCGGCGATAAATTTCATCTAAACTACCAAAAGGGGAGTCCATAACAATGGGAAATGTACTACTATCTGGCCCCATTAAAGTATTGCGATGACTCCATTCTCTAACCCGATCAATAATTCCCCCAATAAATGAGAGACTTAAAATTTGATTTTCTCCTGTTGATGCTGCCACAGGAACTGCTATTCCTGATGTATTTTCGATTAAATTTAATTCATAATTTTGACTTAAACGAGGAAGATAAGGGGTAAAAGAAATCGAACTAAAAATCTCTTGTACTCGTATTTCTAGAGAGAGACGAAACTGTTTTTCTAAACGACTTCTAACTTCAATAATTCGTTCTCTTGCTTCTTTTATTCCTTCAACGCGCCGTTTTGCTAAGCTTTGCTTATCTTCTTTTATCTGCTGTTTACTGAGGTCTTTTTCTATGGTTTCTAGGTTTTTTTCTAAGGTTTTTAATTGATGTTGAATGCCTCCTTGTTCTAAGCGCAATTCTCTAATTTTTTGATTGATTTTATCTAAATTTTCTTGCAATTTTCTGATGTCTTCGTTAGGATAATTACGGAACTTTTGGCTAATCTCATCTAATTCAATCTCTACCCTAGATAATTCTAAGCGACACTGTTCAAGTTTAGTCTGTTTATCATCAACATTTTTCCAAAAATCAATGACTTTTTGTTCTAGATCATAAACTTGAGATTCTAAGCGAATGGCAGATTCTTCTACGGCGGCAATTCCCGCTTTATTCATCCATTGTTTAACCAGTTCATAATGACTGCTTCCTTCTAATAATTCTTGACCACAAATACAGCTTTGTCTGGTTAATAATTGTTGTACAAATTGCTGTTTAATGCCACTGGGTAATTCTCCCCGTTGACGTAAATCAGCAATTATGGCTTTAAATTTCGGGATAATATTAGTTAAGAAGATAGTATAACCTTGACTAGAAATTAACTGTTTAAGCTGTTTTTTTGAGTCTAACAAGTCACTTCTTAATAATTTTTCTTGTCTTTCTAATTTTTCTTTCAGTTGTTTTAATTGTTCAGCCCCACTTAATTCTAATAAACGAGTTGAGACAGCTTTTTGCTGAGACTCTTGCTCTTCAATTTCCTTGATAATAGTGTCTTCTTTTTCAATAAGTTGTTCTTTTTCTTGTTCTAATTTTGTTTGTTCTTTGAGTATTTTTTTGATATTGATATCTCCAATAATTTTTAGTTCATCTTGAAAGATTTTCTCGACTTTCTTAAGATGATCAATGGAACGATCTAAAACTTTAATGCCTAATAATTCTTTGGTATCTTCAGCAATTCTATTTTTATCATTGCCACGAAAAATATAATCGATATGTTCCCCATCAAAAAAGAAATATCGATGTAAACTTTCTGGCAAAATTCGGTTAATAATATCTTCCGGTTGCTGTAGGGGAGGATACCAGCGACCATCCTCACCAGAAACTAACATAAAAAACTGACTATTACTGTATTGAATTACGCCAT contains these protein-coding regions:
- a CDS encoding DNA phosphorothioation-associated putative methyltransferase codes for the protein MFPTTDYFNEIIHHCQNSSIGKQLPNALYVHRSAINYLELILQEYEQKARITDDIEQATIVKFNTDKPKISYLFYPNFDLDPHPELTLSIVVNLETQQASYWDYTETNNPPILHRKETFVTADYPHHEIFEHLTYIEEKLGLLKLTRSIGTKLEWEQRLNRYRLIFEGHYLACLRPLNSSEILPVEIERHKAAIVRKSLSRPVRLALESSLFVPETSFFDYGCGHGGDIERIAAAGYESAGWDPYYRPDVPKNPANIVNLGYIINVIEDLKERREALIKAWELTRRILIVSAQVLIDDRDRGVVAYGDGIITSRNTFQKYYEQEELKAYIDQVLNVDAIPAGLGIYFVFKDEAEAQTFRVSRFHSRAATPRIIVETKRFEDYELILQPLMDFHTERGRLPINGELELENEVQLKEHFRTFKQAFKVILQVTNEEDWDMITQKRRQDLLLYLALSTFSHRPKMRELSPKVKQDIKSLFGSYNSACLLADAMLYQVGNLEIIAGLCQNSSVGRKLKNSLLIHISALESLETLLRLYEGCASRTVGRLEEANVIQFSWRIPKITYLFYPDFDTNPHPTLHTKMQIELGNLRVNYSDYSQDENPPILHYKDSLVTSDYPLYETFAKLTQQEQDLGLLEDYHKINRLQGWLQCLAANRIIINQYDLQQQKDDLID
- a CDS encoding Uma2 family endonuclease; this translates as MLETILKSEIIYPSSDGEPMAETYIHLYAILTTLEVLKQYLSGQKATVLANQFMYYSQGFPRMRVAPDVMIIFNVEPGGRDNYKIWEEGEVPQVIFEMTSPGTQGQDQEFKKTLYEQLGVKEYWLFDPKGEWITEKLKGYRLRNDVYEIIEDSSSEPLQLQLKVEGELIGFYREDTGEKLLIPEELAEALTQKEAELTQKETELEEERQKVSEMESILEKYRQQFGELPE
- a CDS encoding AAA family ATPase; amino-acid sequence: MKLLSLKLCNFRQFYGKTPEIFLASGTHNTTIIHGNNGAGKTTLLNAFTWVLYEKFTAAFASPNLLINKRAIMEAETGASVECWAEIYFEHDHQRYQVKRKCYACLDKNGVIQYSNSQFFMLVSGEDGRWYPPLQQPEDIINRILPESLHRYFFFDGEHIDYIFRGNDKNRIAEDTKELLGIKVLDRSIDHLKKVEKIFQDELKIIGDINIKKILKEQTKLEQEKEQLIEKEDTIIKEIEEQESQQKAVSTRLLELSGAEQLKQLKEKLERQEKLLRSDLLDSKKQLKQLISSQGYTIFLTNIIPKFKAIIADLRQRGELPSGIKQQFVQQLLTRQSCICGQELLEGSSHYELVKQWMNKAGIAAVEESAIRLESQVYDLEQKVIDFWKNVDDKQTKLEQCRLELSRVEIELDEISQKFRNYPNEDIRKLQENLDKINQKIRELRLEQGGIQHQLKTLEKNLETIEKDLSKQQIKEDKQSLAKRRVEGIKEARERIIEVRSRLEKQFRLSLEIRVQEIFSSISFTPYLPRLSQNYELNLIENTSGIAVPVAASTGENQILSLSFIGGIIDRVREWSHRNTLMGPDSSTFPIVMDSPFGSLDEIYRRQVAKSIPQLANQLIILVTKTQWRGEVQEETYNYIGKEYILVYYSPKVDCEEDTIAINGVNYALVKQSPNEFEYTEIIEICRDNS
- a CDS encoding SprT family zinc-dependent metalloprotease produces the protein MHQITLNDLIINVTRKKIKNLHLTVHPPDGEVRISAPLHLNDETIRLFAISKLHWIKKNQAKFKNQPRQNKKKFISGETHYYQGKLYLLNVIYDIKIPKVEIRNNTYLDLYVREGSEQNQREQTLINWYRQQLKAEIPAIIRKWEEIMQIEVKEWGVKKMKTKWGTCNIQAQRIWLNLELIKTPKHCLEYVIVHEMTHFFERHHNEKFRQLMDQFLPHWSTYKEELNQTPLEPIK
- a CDS encoding HsdR family type I site-specific deoxyribonuclease produces the protein MVGETERVTQNRVINLFQNKLNYDYLGNWKDRQNNSNIEPDYLRPFLQQQGYDNNLIDKAINELNKTAKDQSLDLYYVNKNVYSLLRYGIKIKPEAGTNTQTVCLIDWENPENNHFAIAEEVTIKGENNKRPDIVIYINGIALGVIELKRGTVSVSQGIRQNLDNQESHFIKPFFTTMQLVMAGNDSQGIRYGTIKTPEKYYLTWKEETEEIELINNTIINLCQGVRNRLDTHLIQLCEKERFLELIYNFIVFDTGIKKVCRHHQYFGIKAAQQRIKNRDGGIIWHTQGSGKSLTMVWLSKWIKEYNPNSRILIITDRDELDKQIEGNFIGVDEQICRTKNGRELIKKLNQIHPNLICSLIHKFGNKKVKKETDYEQDYDDYIQELNNSLPPDFYAKGEFYVFVDECHRTQSGKLHEAMKKILPNALFIGFTGTPLLKKDKKKSIDIFGTYIHTYKFNEAVEDKVILDLRYEARKVEQYIISSTKIDEWFEAKTSQLTETAKNQLKQRWATLQTLLSSQSRLEKIALDIILDFNNKDRLKSGNGNAILVSGDIYQACKYYEIFQQKGFKKCAIITSYKPSPKDIKGETTGEEQLTEKLRKYEIYRQMLGGKDPEKFEEEVKNRFIHEPAQMQLLIVVDKLLTGFDAPSATYLYIDKSMRDHGLFQAICRVNRLDEEDKEYGYIIDYKDLFKSLEKSIKDYTIEAFEDYEPEDIDGLMGDRLQKGQKQLEEAFERIHVLCEPVAHPKEIDDYIDYFCGDNSQNYELLQETEQKRHALYQHTASLVRAYANLANDMLSLGYTSQEIDHIKAEVKQYEQIRETIKLASGDYIDLKTYEPAMRHLIDSYIGAEESEKITTFDDLTLIQLIVQRGADAIDLLPPTIRYSPQTTAATIENNLRKVITTAYPTNPKYYDQMSQLLEQIIIERQGIIQDYEAYLKQIIELSKQVNQPSHSNRYPNIIDTPAKQALYDNLEQNEALALAIHYTIITTKKDSWRGNTIKERQVKNAIKQHLESEDNINLIFELIKNQTEY